Proteins found in one Labrus bergylta chromosome 8, fLabBer1.1, whole genome shotgun sequence genomic segment:
- the LOC109983694 gene encoding free fatty acid receptor 2 — protein MQQCHTGLCLSVYVITFVLGFPANVLAFYTFCKKVRQKPSPIDILLLNLTISDLLFLLFLPFKMHEVMNNFVWDLPYILCPLSGFIFYMTIYNSTFFLTAVSVERYLGVAFPIQHSLKRRPVYATAASIFFWIFTILHLSIVFIVPYIGPQSDTSTHSANISSPPAENKVCYENFTSAQLAILLPVRLELCIVLFCIPFLISSYCYINFIRILSKLNHIDRRRRLRAIGMALGTLLVFALCFGPYNVSHIVGFIYWDSPKWRDQALLCSTFNACLDPLIFYLSSSAVRGNVGSVMKGVKSHLNRCLSCPMLGGVCGGINKPAKDKKHKQEEINTI, from the coding sequence ATGCAGCAGTGCCACACTGGCCTGTGTCTGTCCGTCTACGTCATCACCTTCGTGCTGGGCTTCCCCGCAAACGTCCTCGCCTTCTACACCTTCTGCAAGAAAGTGAGGCAGAAACCATCACCCATAGACATCCTGCTCCTCAACCTGACCATCTCcgacctcctcttcctcctcttcctgcccTTCAAGATGCATGAAGTGATGAACAACTTCGTCTGGGATTTGCCGTACATCCTGTGTCCCCTCTCTGGTTTCATCTTCTACATGACCATTTACAACAGCACCTTCTTCCTCACTGCTGTCAGCGTAGAGCGCTACCTGGGCGTGGCGTTTCCCATCCAGCACTCCCTAAAGCGGCGGCCAGTTTACGCTACAGCTGCCAGCATCTTTTTCTGGATTTTCACAATCCTCCACCTCAGCATCGTGTTTATCGTGCCCTATATCGGCCCTCAGAGTGACACCTCAACCCACAGTGCCAACATCAGCTCTCCCCCTGCGGAAAACAAGGTGTGCTATGAGAACTTCACATCAGCTCAGCTGGCCATCCTCCTGCCTGTGCGACTTGAGCTCTGCATTGTTCTTTTCTGCATCCCTTTCCTGATCAGCAGCTACTGCTACATCAACTTCATCAGAATCCTGTCCAAGCTGAATCACATTGACAGGCGCAGGCGACTGAGAGCCATCGGCATGGCTTTGGGAACGCTGCTGGTGTTCGCTTTATGTTTCGGCCCCTACAACGTCTCACACATTGTTGGATTCATATACTGGGATAGTCCAAAATGGAGGGACCAGGCCCTTCTGTGCAGCACCTTTAACGCCTGTCTAGACCCTCTTATTTTCTACCTCTCGTCCTCTGCTGTGAGGGGAAACGTGGGGAGTGTGATGAAAGGGGTTAAGAGTCACCTTAACAGGTGCTTGTCCTGTCCCATGCTGGGGGGCGTGTGTGGGGGGATTAACAAGCCTGCAAAAgataagaaacacaaacaagaagagATCAATACTATCTAA
- the LOC109983696 gene encoding uncharacterized protein: MENLSRLVLLLLFAGQAPALTATPEGLGVRQNPPSLSVMRGETAKLFCHFKVESLKYGVQWFKMKPGKQLIAKSSRHIVVEEDQTSSLEISEVALEDSGWYYCEVNVLQKDPAMGNGTRLLVLGPPSAPKIYLQVPPDPLTGKWALICLTGGFHPSVLTLTWTYQSTAATIDHLSVTNCTLPATSTQRNISEGALLSVWLVNSMPPSQPKCFQVMDNHSQEVFLFSVFFLPMKHSLATGITFTCGVHDHPALSTALTASFTWDASPNKLILHLNILKMCLLSAVTVVFVMEGVKHCCLQGK; the protein is encoded by the exons atggaAAATCTGTCTCGACTGGTTCTGCTTCTTTTGTTTGCTGGCCAAGCACCAG CCCTGACAGCGACCCCGGAGGGACTGGGGGTAAGACAGAATCCTCCCTCTCTCAGTGTGATGCGCGGTGAAACGGCAAAACTGTTCTGTCATTTCAAAGTTGAATCCCTCAAGTATGGGGTTCAGTGGTTCAAAATGAAGCCGGGGAAGCAGCTCATCGCAAAGTCATCCAGGCACATCGTGGTGGAGGAGGATCAAACCTCCTCTCTGGAGATCTCTGAGGTAGCACTGGAGGATTCTGGGTGGTATTACTGCGAGGTGAACGTTCTGCAGAAGGACCCAGCGATGGGCAACGGCACCAGGCTGCTCGTCTTGG gACCACCTTCTGCTCCCAAAATTTACCTCCAGGTCCCGCCAGACCCTCTGACTGGTAAGTGGGCTCTCATCTGTCTCACTGGGGGATTCCACCCCAGCGTGCTCACCCTCACCTGGACCTACCAGAGCACAGCAGCCACTATCGATCACCTGTCAGTCACCAACTGCACCCTCCCTGCCACGAGcactcagagaaacatttcTGAAGGAGCCCTGCTGTCTGTGTGGTTGGTGAACTCCATGCCTCCGAGCCAGCCAAAGTGTTTCCAAGTGATGGACAACCACAGCCAGGAAGTTTTCCTCTTCAGTGTATTTTTCCTCCCAATGAAACACTCTTTGGCCACAGGCATCACCTTCACGTGTGGGGTGCACGACCACCCTGCTCTGAGCACGGCTCTGACTGCCTCCTTCACCTGGG ACGCTTCCCCGAACAAGCTGATTTTACACTTGAATATTCTCAAGATGTGCCTCCTCTCAGCGGTGACAGTTGTGTTTGTAATGGAAG GAGTCAAACATTGCTGCCTGCAGGGAAAATAA